One Coffea eugenioides isolate CCC68of chromosome 2, Ceug_1.0, whole genome shotgun sequence genomic window, TTTGCTGTAGCTGAATGTGAGAGCAAGGATACTTGGAGGTGGTTCTTCTACTATTTTTCTGAGTTTTTTGGACCATTTGATCACACCAAACCTTTAACATTCATGAGTGATAGGCAAAAGGTAAAATTTCTATCCACAGCTTTTCATGTTTAATCTGAAAATGGTTGCTGAGTCATTTTGTTTTGGTTACAGGGATTGAATCTTGCATATGAGGAGATGATTCCTGAAGTAGTTGGAAGGCATTGCTGCAGGCATATATGTAGCAACTTTAAGAGTCAATTTCCAGGTATCTTACTTAGCAATTTGTTTTGGAAGGCAGCGAAAAGTTATGATGCAATAGGACATAATGATGCAATGGCTAGCATTAAAGACATTAACATAAATGCTTGGAAATATTTGGATAAAATTCCAAGAACTACCTGGTGTAGACATGTATTCTCAACTGAGTTGAAATGTGACCATGACACAAATAATTTTACTGAGTCTTTTAATGCTTGGATTGGTGATCTAAGAGGAAAACCAATACTGACTTTGGTTGATGGTTTAAGAAGAAAGTTCAATAAAAAAATGCACATAAGGTACCAGAAATGCGGCACCTTGACTGGTCACATTACTCCCAGAATTGTTGagaaactaaaagaaattggcCAAGCATCAAGAAAATGTCAGATGCATATGGCTAGTGAGGATACATTTGAGGTTGGTGATATGGACAGGACCTACATAGTCAACTTGAGGCAAAGAAGCTGTGACTGTGGTGCTTTTCACATTTCTGGAATTCCATGCAAGCATGCAGCATTAGGAGTTATATATAGGAGAGAAAAACTAGAGAACTATTGTGAAATTTGGTTCACCAAAGACATGTATTTAAAAACATACTCGCACATGATTCATCCCATTCCTAATGTGAAGAGATGGCCTCCTATGCCTGAAGTGCTACCAACAACTGTCTTGCCACCACCTCTGAGAAAAGCTCCTGGTAGACCAAGAGTAAATAGAAGAAGAGAGCCTGATGAAACTGCTTGCACAGCATAGGCAAAGAGGTCAAGCACTCTTAAGTGTGGAAATTGTAGAGCTTTTGGTCACAATAAGAGGACTTGCAAAGAAGCACCTGTGCAAAAAAGCTCTAGCAACATTACTCCTACTGAACAGGTATACATTGCCAAAATATGATATTATCTCTATCTCCTAACTATTACTTATAGGTATATTGAATTTGGTATCACAGATGGCAATTAGAAGAGGTAGACCTGGTAGAGGAATGGCTAATATAGGTCTGTCAGGAGCAGTTCTCTGGGTAAAGTACAGTTATAATAATCATTCCTGAGTCAATTGAGTAGTTTATCTACTGCAAATCTCATTGCAGCTTACATCTCATGTTTTAGGATCATGCAATTGGAAATGTACCTATTGTGCACTCCAGTCAAGGAAGCAATCCAAGCCCCCCAAGTCAAAATGGTGCAGCACATATTCAAGTGAATGTGCAAACTACTACAACTACTCATGCTAATAGAAAGGTATGATATTAATCTGCTATCCCAAATTTCTGTCAATAACATAATTCTAGCTGCTGTTTCCTATTTCTGATATAGTTTATGTCTCAAATGTAACAGAGAGGAAGGCGTTTTGGACACAATCCTGTAACTTCTGCAACAAGAGTTGGTGGTAGAACAAAAAACTTCAACTTTGCTCTAACTAATCCAGTTGTTCTAGTTCCACCTACCACTACATCTCAAAATGCTTCATCTGTTAGCATAAACGCATCTACAAATCAGCACACACTATaacaaaaatgacctttaaCGGCATTTAAAAGTGTCAGTATAGATAATCAAAACTGACACTTTACCTTTCCTCACATCTCGGACGAGTGTTGTTCCTTCCAATGTAGGAATAGGCTCGTAACATTCAAATGTGTCAGAAAAACTATGCTATTATAGAATCCCATCTGCCAACAAAAATCCTTTTTCTTGACAATCGAAAGTGTCAAGATATTGTCGAAGTTGTTGAACTATGCTGACATTTTTAACTGCTaggagttttttctttttctttttaaataaaaaagaaacatgGTTGTACTCCCTGCTATACATTCAGTCAATCAGATACccaaaggacttgtaaaattatcccaaagaacaGAATGCATGTAATAATTTAAAAGCAAAAGTCAATGCTCAAATATCCTTCAACAACAAAAGTAACCAAGTGAAAGGGTTCAAAAGAATTGCAAACTAACATGAAAAGCATCGCCATctaataaacaaaagaaactaaatGAGAGAATCAGCACTAAATCTATAAGAACTTGCAGTAAGAGTTGACAGGTAGCTGACATCCATCCATATCCTTCTAGCCTTCAAAATTTACTGCAACCTGTATGAATACAAACATGCATACATTAAAATGCAATTTATGATTTCAAGAAAAATGATAGTAAGTCAATAACAAATATGGtaagaaagaaaattatgaTATCAAAATTGAGATGTCATACCAAATGAAAAGGCCAAGCGATTGGTGCTCCAAGTGCATCTTGGATTGTTTGCTACAAGTCATACGGTCTAATCAACTGCTCACTAGGTTCCACCATGACTTGTACATTTATCTCATACCAATTTGATCCTAACACTTGTCCTCCAATCTTATTAGATGGATTCATACTATGCAGATATCCTTTTGCTACAACTTTTGTAGGATTAAACAAACTCTTGAATTGAACCATACTTCCCATCTAATAAAAGAATAGACCACTGCATCATAatatttctatattttcttAATTGTACTTGTAA contains:
- the LOC113759586 gene encoding uncharacterized protein LOC113759586 is translated as MAKKLVSVIRDYPNMTSKGVEAELFKYGVRPSKMQIFRAKNKALAEIEGIHAESYTKLPRYAELLRKYNPNSICKIHYDRPNILVEPAFLRIFVSFTTQKLGFLEGCRPFVGFDGCFLKGPFGGVLLIVVALDANNNIFPLAFAVAECESKDTWRWFFYYFSEFFGPFDHTKPLTFMSDRQKGLNLAYEEMIPEVVGRHCCRHICSNFKSQFPGILLSNLFWKAAKSYDAIGHNDAMASIKDININAWKYLDKIPRTTWCRHVFSTELKCDHDTNNFTESFNAWIGDLRGKPILTLVDGLRRKFNKKMHIRYQKCGTLTGHITPRIVEKLKEIGQASRKCQMHMASEDTFEVGDMDRTYIVNLRQRSCDCGAFHISGIPCKHAALGVIYRREKLENYCEIWFTKDMYLKTYSHMIHPIPNVKRWPPMPEVLPTTVLPPPLRKAPGRPRVNRRREPDETACTA